The following coding sequences lie in one Spinacia oleracea cultivar Varoflay chromosome 1, BTI_SOV_V1, whole genome shotgun sequence genomic window:
- the LOC130465476 gene encoding uncharacterized protein: MRQSAIISNATSNVQKDLLSQPLQLLSGVDILGNASSALEHMSKGVAAISMDKKFIQSRQRQEKVGDFGDVVREGGGALAKSLFRGVTGMFTKPLEGAKSSGVEGFVQGVGKGLIGVAAQPVSGVLDLLSKTTEGANAMRMKIQAALTSEEQLLRRRMPRVVSGDNLLRPYDEYKAQGQNDFAKQPGISTPSKFFIFPNDM, encoded by the exons ATGCGACAAAGTGCTATTATCAGTAATGCTACCTCAAATGTACAAAAGGATCTTCTTAGCCAACCTCTACAGCTGCTTTCTGGCGTGGATATTCTTGGGAATGCAAGCAGTGCACTTGAACACATGAGTAAAGGTGTTGCAGCTATATCAATGGATAAGAAATTTATCCAGAGCCGACAAAGACAG GAGAAAGTGGGTGACTTTGGTGATGTAGTCCGAGAAGGAGGTGGAGCACTTGCAAAAAGCCTATTCAGAGGAGTAACAGGAATGTTCACAAAGCCTCTTGAGGGTGCAAAATCATCTGGTGTTGAGGGTTTTGTTCAGGGTGTTGGAAAAGGATTAATAGGTGTTGCTGCTCAACCAGTAAGTGGAGTGCTGGATCTTTTGTCAAAAACTACTGAGGGTGCCAATGCAATGAGAATGAAGATACAGGCTGCTCTAACTTCTGAAGAACAACTCCTACGGAGGAGAATGCCGCGTGTAGTTAGTGGTGATAACCTGCTTCGACCTTATGATGAGTATAAAGCACAAGGACAG AATGACTTTGCTAAACAACCTGGAATATCAACTCCATCTAAGTTCTTTATTTTTCCAAATGACATGTGA